A genome region from Mycolicibacterium litorale includes the following:
- a CDS encoding MMPL/RND family transporter: MPNSHVEAGRRLGPPSDPTPKAAPRTGPAKWIRRFAVPIILGWILLVAVLSLTVPQLEVVSQMRSVSMAPEEAPSVIAMTRAGEVFEEFESDSSVMIVLEGEERLGDEAHRFYNDMVDRLEADTRHVEHIQDFWGDPLTEAGALSTDGKSAYVQLYLAGNQGEALANESVKAVQDVVTGLSPPPGVKVYVTGGSALAADQQIAGDRSVRVIEMVTFAVIIVVLLIVYRSIATVLLVLGMVLLGLTSARGVVAFLGYHDLIGLSTFATTLLVALAIAAATDYAIFLIGRYQEARSAGEDRESAYYTMFGGTAHVVLGSGMTIAGATFCLSFTRLPYFQSLGIPLAVGMTVAVLVALTLGPAMITVATRFGLLEPKRAMRIRGWRRLGTAVVRWPGPILLLTIAASLIGLLTLPGYKTNYNDRNYLPDDLPAMEGFAAAERHFSVARMNPELLLVETDRDLRNPADFLVIDKIAKAVFRVEGVGSVQAITRPQGKPLENTTIPAQMSLGGVMQTMTRPYLQEMTETMLAQAGETQKSIDTMTEMIGLMQEMSATTHNLVDKSKELSVKIAELRDSISNFDDFFRPIRNYFYWEPHCFNIPVCWSMRSIFDALDGVDTMTADFQAIIPDMERLDALMPQLLELMPQTIQTLENARSTILSMHSTQSGLLEQQAAMDVDSTAMADAFNDAMNDDTFYLPPEIFENADFKRGMESFISPNGKAVRFIISHEGDPLTVEGIDRIDAIKTATKEAIKGTPLEGSRIYIGGTAAAFKDMQEGNDWDLLIAGIAALSLIFIIMLILTRALVAAAVIVGTVVLSLGASFGLSVLVWQHLFGIELHFMVMAMAVIILLAVGADYNLLLVARLKEELPAGINTGIIRAMGGTGSVVTAAGLVFAFTMMSMVVSELTVAAQIGTTIGLGLLFDTLVIRAFMTPSIAALLGPWFWWPQRVRRRPASTRALARR, encoded by the coding sequence TTGCCCAACTCGCACGTTGAGGCTGGGCGCCGCCTCGGTCCCCCGTCAGACCCCACGCCGAAGGCCGCGCCGCGCACGGGCCCGGCGAAATGGATCCGGCGGTTCGCGGTCCCGATCATCCTCGGCTGGATTCTGCTGGTGGCGGTGCTGTCGCTCACCGTTCCGCAGCTCGAGGTCGTCAGCCAGATGCGGTCGGTGTCGATGGCGCCCGAAGAAGCTCCGTCGGTGATCGCGATGACCCGCGCCGGCGAGGTCTTCGAGGAGTTCGAATCCGACAGCTCGGTCATGATCGTGCTGGAGGGCGAGGAACGGCTGGGCGACGAGGCCCACCGCTTCTACAACGACATGGTCGACCGGCTCGAGGCCGACACCAGGCACGTCGAACACATCCAGGACTTCTGGGGCGACCCGCTGACCGAAGCGGGTGCCCTGAGCACCGACGGCAAGTCCGCCTACGTCCAGCTCTACCTCGCCGGCAACCAGGGAGAGGCGCTGGCCAACGAATCGGTGAAGGCCGTACAGGACGTCGTGACCGGCCTGTCTCCCCCGCCCGGGGTCAAGGTGTACGTCACCGGCGGCTCCGCGCTGGCCGCCGACCAGCAGATCGCCGGCGACCGCAGTGTGCGGGTCATCGAGATGGTGACGTTCGCCGTCATCATCGTGGTGCTGCTGATCGTCTACCGGTCGATCGCCACGGTGCTGCTGGTCCTGGGCATGGTGCTGCTCGGGTTGACCTCGGCGCGCGGCGTGGTCGCATTCCTCGGCTACCACGACCTGATCGGCTTGTCGACGTTCGCGACCACACTGCTGGTCGCGCTGGCGATTGCGGCGGCCACCGACTACGCGATCTTCCTGATCGGCCGCTATCAGGAAGCGCGCAGCGCCGGCGAAGACCGGGAGTCGGCGTACTACACGATGTTCGGTGGCACCGCGCACGTGGTCCTCGGCTCCGGTATGACGATCGCCGGCGCGACGTTCTGCCTGAGCTTCACCCGGCTGCCCTACTTCCAGTCGCTGGGCATCCCGTTGGCCGTAGGCATGACGGTCGCCGTGCTGGTCGCACTCACGCTGGGGCCGGCGATGATCACCGTGGCGACCCGGTTCGGCCTACTGGAACCCAAGCGCGCGATGCGGATTCGCGGCTGGCGCCGCCTCGGCACCGCGGTGGTCCGCTGGCCAGGGCCCATCCTGCTGCTGACGATCGCGGCGTCGCTGATCGGACTGCTCACCCTGCCCGGCTACAAGACCAACTACAACGACCGCAACTATCTGCCCGACGACCTGCCCGCGATGGAGGGTTTCGCGGCCGCCGAGCGGCACTTCTCCGTCGCCCGGATGAACCCGGAACTGCTGCTCGTGGAGACCGACCGCGATCTGCGCAACCCGGCCGACTTCCTGGTCATCGACAAGATCGCGAAGGCGGTCTTTCGCGTGGAGGGCGTCGGCAGCGTCCAGGCGATCACCCGGCCCCAGGGCAAGCCGCTGGAGAACACCACGATCCCGGCGCAGATGAGCCTCGGCGGGGTGATGCAGACGATGACCCGGCCGTATCTGCAGGAGATGACGGAGACCATGCTGGCGCAAGCCGGCGAGACACAGAAGTCCATCGACACGATGACCGAGATGATCGGGTTGATGCAGGAGATGAGCGCGACCACGCACAACCTGGTCGACAAGTCCAAAGAACTGTCCGTCAAGATCGCCGAGTTGCGGGACAGCATCTCCAACTTCGACGACTTCTTCCGGCCTATCCGCAACTACTTCTACTGGGAGCCGCACTGCTTCAACATCCCGGTGTGTTGGTCGATGCGGTCGATATTCGACGCCCTCGACGGTGTCGACACCATGACCGCGGACTTCCAGGCCATCATCCCGGACATGGAGCGGCTCGACGCGTTGATGCCGCAGCTGCTCGAGCTGATGCCGCAGACGATTCAGACCCTGGAGAACGCGCGCTCGACGATCCTGTCGATGCACTCCACTCAGTCGGGCCTGTTGGAGCAGCAGGCTGCGATGGATGTGGACTCGACGGCGATGGCCGACGCCTTCAACGACGCGATGAACGACGACACGTTCTACCTGCCGCCGGAGATCTTCGAGAACGCGGACTTCAAACGCGGGATGGAGAGCTTCATCTCGCCGAACGGCAAAGCGGTCCGGTTCATCATCTCCCACGAGGGTGACCCCCTGACGGTGGAGGGCATCGACCGCATCGACGCCATCAAGACCGCCACCAAGGAGGCCATCAAGGGCACGCCGCTGGAGGGTTCGCGAATCTACATCGGCGGTACCGCGGCGGCGTTCAAGGACATGCAGGAAGGCAACGACTGGGATCTGCTGATCGCCGGGATTGCCGCGCTGTCACTGATTTTCATCATCATGCTGATCCTGACCCGGGCTCTGGTGGCCGCGGCGGTGATCGTGGGCACCGTGGTCCTGTCGCTCGGTGCGTCGTTCGGGTTGTCGGTGTTGGTGTGGCAGCACCTGTTCGGTATCGAGCTGCACTTCATGGTGATGGCGATGGCCGTCATCATCCTGCTGGCCGTCGGCGCCGATTACAACCTGCTCCTGGTGGCGCGCCTCAAAGAGGAACTCCCCGCGGGCATCAACACCGGGATCATCCGCGCGATGGGCGGCACCGGTTCGGTGGTGACCGCCGCCGGTCTGGTGTTCGCGTTCACGATGATGTCGATGGTCGTCAGCGAACTGACCGTCGCCGCCCAGATCGGTACGACGATCGGCCTTGGCCTGCTGTTCGACACCCTGGTGATCCGCGCGTTCATGACGCCCTCGATCGCGGCGCTGCTGGGCCCGTGGTTCTGGTGGCCGCAGCGGGTGCGCCGCAGACCGGCGTCGACGAGGGCGCTCGCTCGGCGCTAG